GATGAAAAGCCATAACATTTGTTAAAATTGTTAgcaaaaatttaaatcaaacaagaaaacaaacacagatcggtgcggctgccacagtaatgggggcgctgtgccggtccgttgtggtgaagagagagctgagccgaaaagcaaagctctcaatttactggtccgtctacgttcctaccctcacctatggccatgaactttgggtcatgaccgaaagaacgagatcccggatacaagcggctgaaatgagcttcctccgtagggtggccgggcactcccttagagatagggtgaggagctcggccatccgggaggggctcggagtagagccgctgctcctccacatcgagaggagccagttgaggtggctcgggcatctataccggatgcctcctggacgccttccttgggaggttttccagacacgtcccactgggaggaggcccaggggacggcccaggacatgctggagggactatgtctctcggctggcctgggaacgccttgggctcccccctggaggaactggaggaggtgtctggagagagggacgtctgccACAGGGatgtctctgttgagtctgctgcccccgcgacccggtcccggataagcggaagacgacgaacgaacgaacgaagaaaacatacataaataataagTACCTATCcaattaaactgaaagccaaactGGGAAACTATGAATGAGAATTACTGTGCTGAGCTGCAAGCAGCCTGGTGAGCAACAAGTTTTATGTAATGGCATTACAGAATTTAATCATACATTGTTTAGtgacagtaaaatacattaataaatgaGTTACTTATGAACATATTCGAAAGTACAACTTTGTTACATCTAATTACCTTGTGTAAAAAGTAAATCTGtgtgtttaataaaatgttaaacaattttacatgtatttacatttttagctGTCTAGACTGGTGCTGCTGGTACGTAGCACACTCAGTGTGCTACACAGCCCCACCTCTTATACTAAATTGTGATTTATGATGGAAACAAATACAGGATGTGAAGTCAGAACACCAGTATGTTCAAAGACTTTAAACTCTTTATACCTTTTCTAACTAACTAAAGACAGTGTTTATTTTCTCAGGGTCAACCAGCACAGGCTACAAGTGTTATAAGACCTTAAAAAATGGAGGATTCCTATGTtgggaaaaatgttaaaatagaaCTTGAATAGATTGATATTAGGAAGCGTAGGCCAAAACTGCATCACTCCCCAGAAAGACCTGCAGCCCAAAGTATGTGGAAAAATGTTAGAGTGAACATGTAAGTATCATACTGAGAGAGAATGATCAAATATGAATGTATAGgtaaaaaaattttatattgcaTAACAGTGCAattttttgccagtcattttaaaaagtaaaataggaGATTTCATAGAGATTAATtccacatagagtaaaatatttcaagcttttatttaatgtaattttgattATCTGCAAACCCAAAAtacagtgtctcagaaaattagaatatcacattagACCACTCAAAAAAGGAGGTTTTAAAcacaaatgtcaggcttctgaaataTACCCATTGCTGTGCATTCAATAATTGGTTGCCTCATGCAAGAGGAGGCATGGGGTTCTGCCTGGGGCACTGcgtaggtgtaatggaagcccaggttgctttgataggagctttcaggtcatctgccttgttgggtctgttgtctctcatcctcctcttgacaacagcccatagaGTTTCTAAGGGGTATAGGTCAAGGGAGTTTGATCAAGAACAGGAACatcatggtcattgaaccaggtTTTGATACCTTTGGCAGTGTAGGCCAGTActaagtcctgctggaaaataaaatcagcagctCTACACAGATTCTCAGGagagcatgaagtgctctagaatttcctggtggatggctgcattgactgtggacttcaggaaacacagtggaccaacaacagcagatgacatggtaccccaaaccatcactgactgtggaaacttcacactggacttgaagcaacgtggattctgttcctctccactcttcctccagattctgggaccttgatttccaaatgaaatgcagaatttactttcatctgaaaaaaggactttggaccattgagcctcagtccagttccttttctccttagcccaggtgtTGCTTCTGGTTCAGCAGTGGCTTGACATGAGGAAAATGACGTTTGTAGCCAGTGTCTAGTATTATGCAAGAAATGAGCCAGTCCTTTGAAGGACTTGTTAAAAGTCACAACATCCACCCTACAATGAGCCACGAATCCCATTTCCACATGTAACTTAGCAAGTTTAATTTACAGCGCCCTCTGCCTGTCTGCTACTTCACCTGCCTCTTGGCTGCAGGCCTTCAGAGCAGCAGTACTTATGACAAATACTAACGTGTTGGAAACTATTTAAAGGTAACTAAATGTAATTAGTTTCATAAAGTTGTTGAAATGCTTACACTACTATTCCATTTTATGTGGCATAACTTGGAACCTTAACCTGTTACATTTTCAAAGGAACCTAGCAAACACAGGATGAACAATGGGAAAGTGGTGTGAAATGTACCTGAGATTACTCAAAGTGATGGTAGTACTGTAAACAAATGTTACTGAACATAATGAGACATGTTCTCATCATGAAAGTCAAGCTGCAGTCGATAGCTCCTATAGTCTAAAGTTAAAAGAACAATGGCTGTTGGGATGTAGTTTGTGTTCCAGGTCATCATCAGCTAACTGACACATGccggggtgggggtggggggttcgTTCTTGTACAACAGTACTCTAGAGATGTACTGTTGCAACCTAACCTGTAGAGCATATCTGGTGTGGCAGACATCCTATCACACCTGCTGGATCTCATTTGGAGAACAGAAGGTAGTTGGGCAAACAGGCAGGTGTGAAGCTATGCCTGAGAAAACTTTCTTGCCCTGTTTCTCCTGCCTGACATTATCCCGGCCACAGTAAGGTCTCTGAGGAACAACATGGATGAGCTATAGCAGGATATTCGTCTCTGTAAGGATTTTAGAGAATGTTGCATTTGAACTTTCAAGGAAACGTAGCTTACTGGGCAAGACTGGGACTCTGACCTATTTTTGCAATAAAGCAGACATTAATTATCATAATATTATAGATTATTAATGTAGGATTAAACAACAGGAAACATTATGAATGACAGTCTCACCAATGCAGAACATTCTCTGATGAGAACAGACTCAGATATGTTTGAGAAAAATGACATCTTAAAAGACAAATAGACTTTTTCCTCTTATAAAGAAATCATgatatgaaaatattaaaacatttttcatgatctGAGACAATTCAATGTGAGGAGAAAACAGATTCACATCACtgtacttctgtttttttttccaataaaacAGACATTAAATATCATATTATTATCGATTATTAATGAAGGATTTCAATAGGTAATGTTATGAATGACAGTCTCACCGATGCAGAACATTCCTTGATGAAGACACAGCAACGCCACCAAACCACAGAGTTTAAACATCTTGTTCTCCTGCAGTGCTGATTAAAACACAACAGTCTGGTTCAGCATGTGGTGAATCATCAGAGATAGAACAATAGGTTTATTAATTCAAAACATCACCATGAATTCAATAAAAGCTGTCCTCATTAGTTTGCTTTTATAGTTGAATGCAGTGATATTAATTTGCCTTGCAGACTCTATTCTCCCTGTAAAAGATTTTCTGTTAACATCATATTCTTCTGGGATGTTCAGGGTTAACTGTAGGTTGATAACACTGTACCTGTTATCATtgcacaaaataataataacaaaaatgaaTAGCCTCAAACAAACCTGCTCTTACCAGGAAAAGGCTGCATGAAGAGAAAAGGGAATCCTTCAGAGCTGAGGTGTTCCCTTCAGCGTTcatatgttttaaataacacCAGCTGCTTCCTCTCACTTTACAAGACAGCCTCCAATCTCAGCTGCACCACAGGCTGCTTTCAAGTGCCATGGGTCATATCTGAACTACACAGAACTACACAATCAAAACGTTAGATAGCCTCCCAAAAAtaattcacaccccttaaaTTTATCCACaatctgtcacattaaaaccgCAAACTTTACTTGATTTATAGACTACAACTAACTCTCCACATTCCTCATTAATATGTCAGCTTGaggctgtggggatgtttttcttcttcagagtcgatgagaagatgaatggagctaaatcctggaaaaaaatctgttagaCGCTACAGAAGACTAGAGGATGGGGTAGAGgttgaccttccagcaggacaaccaccctaaacatacagccagagatacaatggaatgGCTTTGATCAATGAAGACCCAagggttagaatggcccagtcctaagtccagacctcaacccaatcgagaatctaTGGCAAGATCTGAAACCTGCTGTTCACAattgctctccatctaatctgagtGAGCTTGACCTGCAGCCTGatggctctacaaagtattgactaaaAAACGTAGAAAACCATAAATCATTGTCTTTCCACTTCAAAAATAATTCACTACTTCGTGTTGTTTGacattttcaaggcactgtgttttttgttgcttccTCCACCACTATGGaaacaaacatgcacatttgccaaaagaaaaatgttgtctTTTAGGACAGCTGAAGCTGCAGGTGgttttcatttgatttttgATAGGTTCATCTGTATTGACCCATCCATACTGAGGGTAAAAACATGACCTGCTgcacctgctgctgtttttaCTTAGCTAACAACGGACATGTTATCGGACACCAAAAGGCACGTGGCAGGATTTCTACATGCAAATAATGTTCAAAATGCAAAGTAAGCATCTGGAATACTGATGTGGAGGAACACGACTTAAAATGTTGCAAGAGGTTCTGCAGATGGTGAGGAGCCCACAGAATCCTGATGCCAAGCGCAGGGTGCTGTCTGTAGTGGTATGAAGACTCTGTGGAGCCTAAACCCAGAGAAGAACTGAGAGGAAATACTCAGTGTAAGATGATCACATGCGAAGAATGCAAAGAAGAAGATTGCTCTACGTTTAAAATCAGTTTAACTAAATTTACTACATAAAAACTGGATTTTCTCAAGTGAAATCTGCACAGACCTGCAGAGTTCTGTGAATTCTTGCAGTCATACAAGCACTGCATCAACAATGAGGAACGTGAGAACTGACACATTTCAGAGCCTATACATGTGGATTCCAGCTTCTTATGTGACCACAGGGATGCCAACTAAAGATGCATTCAAAGtgactgggaaaaaaaacattccctCATAGACTAGTAGTGTCAGGACTGTTGCTTTTATTCTCATGCTTCAATGCAGACAGTGTTTTCTTTTGACAGAAATGTTGGATTAAAGTTTTCACTGGAATTTGCCAGATTTTTTTGCACTTTGATATTTCCTAACTGTAATctatataataataaatgatcAAAAGGAAATCTCAGTGCAGACCCGAATGTATCTTATCTTGGATTTTTAATGTAAGTAAATCCTTTAGATGCTTCAGAAATCCATTGAGGTATTAAAGTAGAAAGATCTAAATACATTTAGCGTGTTTGCTCAGAAAGTCTTAGAAATGTATgactgttttaaactttttgcagCAAGTCaagtttgagttttgttttggaatgaAGTGTTCAGGGAACTGGATCAGTGTTTTACCGAGTTTGGGTTTATTCACATCAAGAAGAGAACTGTTCAGTTTCATTTAATGTCAAAGATTTATCTGGAGCCTGTACACCTCCCTGCTGCTTCACTTCTGTCTACAAACTGCAGGTGGAGCAGTAGCTTCATCAAAGAACAGTGATGGGATAACAGCACAATGTGACAGCAAGCCTTCTCGTCCTAAGAACAAAAGGCCTTTAAGATCTTTGAACTAAGAAGTTGATGTGCTGTGACTTCACCCTGTTGCAAAAAGAGCTGCAGCAACACTCCAGTGATCTCATCGTTAGCTCAgaggagaacattaatgaaggAGCACCAGCTGATAGCACTCTGCTATTCTGAATCACATGAGCAGAACAGTTGCCTTAAAATGGAGACGAGCTTGAACTCATTCTTCAACCATGGTTagctggccaggtgtgaataaGAAAACATCCAGGACAAACTGATGTTTTGCAGGAAGTACTAGGCTGCAGAGGACCAGGGTAAGTGTATTTTGTCCAGTGAGGACCCTTGAAACTGTAAGGGACATCTGGAAAAAGGACTGTCTGGAGAGTAAAATAAGGACAGTACCATGGTGACAGTGAATGCAAACGACAAGCGTATGATACAGTATTTTCAGTTGCACTTTACATAAACTTGATGTATTTCTCAATAAGAGCATTTAAAGCTTATTAAATGTTTATTGGCCTTCAGCAATCCAcagacatttaataaaaacaggcTTCCTACACATTTGACATAGAACAAGTCCCTACTTTTCCAATTCTAAAGTATAAATAGAAAATGTGACAAGGAACTGATGTTTCTGCAGCTTTGAAAATGGAACACGTAAAAACTACTGTCGGTAAGAAAAATTGTCTCATGGAGAGACTTATAGATGAATAGATTTCTATAAAGAGCTGTCTGTAACAATTACATGACAaggtaacacacaaacacaagttTATAACGTCAAacttctttttaatatttcacaaaCAGTAAGTCCTTTATCAAACCAAATTTACCAGAGCTGAAGCCAGAAGAGGGTCCAAATGTAGACATGTTTTATCACAGTGCTGCTAACCCATCCCACCAACACACAATAAACATCAAACCATTAGAACATTGAGCCAAGCTCTTCCAGTGAACCTGCACATTTGGTCACACATGGTCAGCTGTCATGTTATCAGTGTTTATATAGCCATGAATTAGTTTTGAAACAAAGAGAAATGGATTCTCTgcagagtgtgatctcttccaATCATGAACATATCTTTGAAAATCTAGACAACCTAGCAGTAATGGCTGCTCAATAAGCAATGCTAACACTGAAGACAACACAGGTACATCAGGACTGCACATCCAGACATCTGTGCAAACGCGCCTTCAGTTACAGCAGGACACAGAGCCAAAAAAGTAATCACCCCCGTGAACTTTTCCGCACTCTGTCCCGATCCAACAACAAACTGTGTATTTcacttggattttatgtgacgggCCAACACAACTGAGTGCAGTATTATGAAGGAGAAcaattcatggttttcaatcttTTATTTGTACCCTAAACCGGAAACAGTGTCAAGTGATGCAGTGTTCTGCCCAATGAatggattttattcatttattaagaaACAGAAAATCTCAATAATAATGATGAAGGTAGGTTTTAAAATTCGATTAGCCAGACAATACATGTGGCCTAACAGGAAGTAGGTGGGGTCGTCATTACTTAAGCATTTTTGGAAACAGTTGTGTGATAAGCTTCATTTTTTGGCTGCAATCAAACACATGCACAGTACTGATAGTGGGATTTGTACATCAGTATTTTGCTAGTTGAGAAAGTTGGTATTTAAACTCAAACTAGACTTTTAATTTTAAACCACATCATATCATAAACCTGTTtcgataagaaaaaaaacaacttaaaatgaAGACTTTTCTGTTTATATGCCAAGCTCTACTTTAGCCccattctttacaaaatagctcaaactcagtcataTTCAATATGGAGTATCaatgttcaagtcttgccacagattctcaattggacaTAGGCCCAGACTTGGctattctaaaacatgaatatatttgatctaaaccactccaATGTATTCAGGTTGTATTTTTATGGTTGCTCTGCAGAAAGATGAACCTGTGCCACAGTTTtatgtcttttgcagcctctaacagttttttctaaagccatgatgctgccaccaccatgctagACAATAGGGATCCTGTGCAGAGTCTGTTGTCCTGCCACAAATTCTTTTTCATGTAGGCCACAAAAATACACAGTAATTCTAatgaatgctctccttgcccagcctgtcagtttaggtataTCTCGATGtcctggtaggtctgcagttggtccatcctctttctatgttcagatgatgaattgaacagagctctgtgagatgttcaaagcttgggatattgtttaagtaatctaaccctgctttaaacttccacacaaccttctccatgacctgcctgctgtgttccttggtctttatgatgctgtttgttctctaacaaagctCAAACTGGTGAGACTTCTGAAGAAAACTGGTTGAATTAAATTGCATTTACAACTATCAGAGCAAAGGGGCTCAATGGAGCATCagttacactggattttattttggattttcagaGTAAGTGAGCAGAATACAATTGGTAGCAACACTCCAGATTgtgcttctgttttctgttcatttatcaCAAAAAAATTCAACTGAAACTTAAAGATCAGGgagtgtgaataattttgccaTGCTGCATAAGCCGCAGGAAATAGTCATACAATCACTGACTTCACACAGAAtcccaacaaaaaagcaaaCGTCTCTGAGCCTCTGATGGACTTTCCAACATGTTCAAACACTAAATACAGAATATGAGGTAACCCACATCCACCATGATTGAGATCACCCCCACCTGGCTCCCTGTTGCGGACTAAAAGGAAGTCTGTGCTGCTGCACATTCCAGACAGAGGCTACACCAAAGCTAAACCCAGAACTGCAGTGTCAGAGGTATCCCAGAGCTAAGGGTGCCTGCTTGGTTCAACAGAGCAGATATCAGCATCAGTTTGAGAAACTGGCAAAGCAGAAGTCACCAAGAGTTCATTAGTTTCGATAGTCCGGTCATACATGTAGCTCCAAGGGTTCACTTCTTCAGTTCCAACACAAACACCAGTCACCTGACCTATGCTGCTTTCAAGTCAAGTAGGAAATTAATGCAACCATAGAATACTGTGGATGGATGATCTGGGCTTGGCCTGAATTAACACCGGATTTCACCAAAATCAGGCAAACTGGATGAGGACTgacagtgagtgagtttttacaATGATGCAACATTAAGATTTCTTCCAGCCATCAAACTCAAACAGTAAATATCATCTGATGGCTAAACTCAATTTACTCTCACAGGAAAATCTCACAATGAAGTTCCTTCAGTCCAATCAGCAGCTAGTTTTCTGTCTCCATTTTAGAAAACAGGCTCCTCTCTAGGATACCACCGCTCCCTAGAGGGCGCTCTAAAACCATCTCAGAATCATTGTGAGCATGTTCCGCTCATGACCAATCACTCCAGGAAAAACTGCCCTCTGTTGTCGTCACCGTTCACTGCTCCACCCGGGGCGCGTAGTCAGGGCGTCGAGTCTGGACGATCTTTGGGCGGGGGGGGCAGGGCTTGTCCTCCTGCTTGGGGCCAACAGCTGCAGAACCATCTCTGTGCTCGTCCTCACACACATGGACAACCACGCTAGGGGTAGTGGGCGTGGCCGTGTGAAGCTCATACTTCTCTCCTGGGGGGGTattcacacagaagaggagcACCGTCAGCATTAATGATGTTACAAACAGGGGCCCAGAATCATCACACAGATTTATTCTGGGAACAATGAATGCACCAGTGCGTTCCCCTCTGCATATGTGATAAAGACTTAAAAAGACAGTTCCTTTGATGTGGATCAGCTTTTGTTTGTGACTACTACTACAGAGAAGATTTTGTCCTAAGCCTAGATCAACAATTCTATCTCTAGGGAATAGATGATAAGTGAAGCAGAACATAACGAGGAACATTTGGGTCAGATACTGGATCTAGCTCTAGTTCAGGTGTCTGACTTTAGGTCCAAATCCCCTCGTCCTGCATTAAAACGTGAAGAATTCTTTACAAACAGGAGAAGCTGTGTTATGTACCTGGTCCGAGTTTGGAGATGGCACACAGCAGGTCGTAGTTGACGACCGGCATGGCATCCTGAGACTGCTCCCAGCCAACCGGAGGAGAGGCAGGAGGGGAGATAAGGAACTGCTTCTCCGGCTTGGGAGGCTCCAGGCGAGGACTCCCGATGTGGACGGACTACaggtaataaaacattttaaaaaaactacAGATCCTTGCTTTGGTTCCCAGCTGGGCAGAACAAACATGATTACAAACCTAATCAGCAGCTCATAGCTTGACagctaaaaagtaaaaattgacaaacagcactgataatAAGAAAGATGAAATATATACAGAACAATTACAGATACATTTCCCAAAACTAACAAATTCACAGTACTATTAAAAAGAAAGCTAAACATTTCTGTGTGGTTAC
This DNA window, taken from Girardinichthys multiradiatus isolate DD_20200921_A chromosome 24, DD_fGirMul_XY1, whole genome shotgun sequence, encodes the following:
- the rcan1b gene encoding calcipressin-1, which translates into the protein MELQEAVNGAEEEEVAVDVQVTDLLNALIAWKVPEDLFTVSSLKASFESLFRSFDPDVQFQYFRSFQRVRISFRDATAAAEARLRLHKTDFNGKEMRLYFPQSVHIGSPRLEPPKPEKQFLISPPASPPVGWEQSQDAMPVVNYDLLCAISKLGPGEKYELHTATPTTPSVVVHVCEDEHRDGSAAVGPKQEDKPCPPRPKIVQTRRPDYAPRVEQ